A region of Vitis riparia cultivar Riparia Gloire de Montpellier isolate 1030 chromosome 1, EGFV_Vit.rip_1.0, whole genome shotgun sequence DNA encodes the following proteins:
- the LOC117917799 gene encoding uncharacterized protein At1g26090, chloroplastic isoform X2, producing MASSPLLLSSALSRNPNSGLSIRRRRHGALATTASSEEDHSTKLVTFLGKGGSGKTTSAIFAAQVVGEELGVLPGMDSVFTLLALERLVGFLGNLGRRNLRKDKYDIIIYDGINTEETLRMIGVTSRARLYLKYLRNMAERTDIGRLAGPSLLRLVDEAMSLSTRGSNLNGKMSSEIWDILERALERGSSAFGEPREFGCYLVVDPNNPASVSSALRYWGCAIQAGAQVSGAFGTASPHSDVESEEIVKNFSPLPFALCPHVPMGSLPDWNAIISSNPSEDTRDLLSAPASSSSNVMEPVRFDPSKKSVSLLMPGFDKSEIKLYQYRGGSELLVEAGDQRRVIRLPPEIQGKVGGAKFADRKLVITMR from the exons ATGGCCTCTTCACCTTTGTTGCTATCGTCAGCATTGTCACGAAACCCTAATTCCGGATTATCTATCCGAAGAAGACGGCATGGAGCTCTGGCCACGACAGCATCGTCGGAGGAAGATCATTCCACCAAATTGGTCACTTTTTTGGGCAAAGGTGGTTCCGGCAAGACCACTTCCGCCATCTTCGCGGCTCAG GTGGTGGGAGAAGAGCTTGGAGTGCTTCCTGGGATGGATTCTGTGTTTACATTGCTTGCACTTGAGAGGCTGGTGGGATTCTTAGGGAATTTGGGTCGAAGAAATCTCCGAAAAGATAAATATGACATAATCATATATGATGGTATTAACACTGAGGAAACCCTACGCATGATAGGTGTAACCAGTAGAGCAAG ATTGTACTTGAAATATCTGCGCAACATGGCTGAGAGAACTGATATTGGAAGGTTGGCTGGTCCTTCACTCTTGAGGCTTGTCGATGAGGCCATGAGTTTAAGCACCAGGGGATCCAATCTCAATGGGAAAATGAGTTCCGAAATATGGGACATACTGGAGCGTGCTCTTGAG AGAGGATCTTCTGCTTTTGGAGAACCACGTGAGTTTGGCTGCTACCTTGTGGTGGACCCAAACAATCCAGCATCAGTGAGCTCTGCATTACGATACTGGGGTTGTGCAATTCAAGCTGGTGCACAGGTTTCTGGTGCATTTGGCACGGCTTCTCCACATTCTGATGTTGAATCAGAGGAAATAGTCAAGAACTTTTCACCCTTGCCTTTTGCTTTGTGCCCACATGTCCCAATGGGTTCCCTGCCTGATTGGAATGCAATCATATCAAGCAATCCCAGTGAAGACACACGAGATCTTCTTTCTGCACCAGCAAGCAGCAGCAGCAATGTTATGGAGCCAGTTAGGTTTGATCCATCCAAGAAATCAGTCAGCCTTCTCATGCCAGGTTTTGACAAGTCAGAGATCAAGCTATACCAA TATAGGGGAGGATCTGAATTGCTGGTGGAAGCAGGGGACCAGAGACGTGTCATTCGTCTGCCACCAGAAATTCAAGGAAAGGTCGGAGGTGCCAAATTTGCAGACAGAAAACTTGTCATCACAATGCGatag
- the LOC117917799 gene encoding uncharacterized protein At1g26090, chloroplastic isoform X1, which translates to MASSPLLLSSALSRNPNSGLSIRRRRHGALATTASSEEDHSTKLVTFLGKGGSGKTTSAIFAAQHYAMTGFNTCLVIHSQDPTAEYLLNCKIGTSPIICNNNLSAVRLETTKMLLEPLHLLKKADAELNITQGVLEGVVGEELGVLPGMDSVFTLLALERLVGFLGNLGRRNLRKDKYDIIIYDGINTEETLRMIGVTSRARLYLKYLRNMAERTDIGRLAGPSLLRLVDEAMSLSTRGSNLNGKMSSEIWDILERALERGSSAFGEPREFGCYLVVDPNNPASVSSALRYWGCAIQAGAQVSGAFGTASPHSDVESEEIVKNFSPLPFALCPHVPMGSLPDWNAIISSNPSEDTRDLLSAPASSSSNVMEPVRFDPSKKSVSLLMPGFDKSEIKLYQYRGGSELLVEAGDQRRVIRLPPEIQGKVGGAKFADRKLVITMR; encoded by the exons ATGGCCTCTTCACCTTTGTTGCTATCGTCAGCATTGTCACGAAACCCTAATTCCGGATTATCTATCCGAAGAAGACGGCATGGAGCTCTGGCCACGACAGCATCGTCGGAGGAAGATCATTCCACCAAATTGGTCACTTTTTTGGGCAAAGGTGGTTCCGGCAAGACCACTTCCGCCATCTTCGCGGCTCAG CATTATGCCATGACAGGGTTTAATACATGCTTGGTGATACATTCCCAAGACCCAACTGCGGAATATCTTCTGAACTGTAAGATTGGAACTTCTCCCATAATCTGCAACAACAACCTTTCGGCTGTTAGGTTGGAAACCACTAAA ATGCTTCTTGAACCACTACATCTGCTGAAGAAAGCAGATGCAGAACTTAATATCACCCAAGGGGTTCTCGAAGGG GTGGTGGGAGAAGAGCTTGGAGTGCTTCCTGGGATGGATTCTGTGTTTACATTGCTTGCACTTGAGAGGCTGGTGGGATTCTTAGGGAATTTGGGTCGAAGAAATCTCCGAAAAGATAAATATGACATAATCATATATGATGGTATTAACACTGAGGAAACCCTACGCATGATAGGTGTAACCAGTAGAGCAAG ATTGTACTTGAAATATCTGCGCAACATGGCTGAGAGAACTGATATTGGAAGGTTGGCTGGTCCTTCACTCTTGAGGCTTGTCGATGAGGCCATGAGTTTAAGCACCAGGGGATCCAATCTCAATGGGAAAATGAGTTCCGAAATATGGGACATACTGGAGCGTGCTCTTGAG AGAGGATCTTCTGCTTTTGGAGAACCACGTGAGTTTGGCTGCTACCTTGTGGTGGACCCAAACAATCCAGCATCAGTGAGCTCTGCATTACGATACTGGGGTTGTGCAATTCAAGCTGGTGCACAGGTTTCTGGTGCATTTGGCACGGCTTCTCCACATTCTGATGTTGAATCAGAGGAAATAGTCAAGAACTTTTCACCCTTGCCTTTTGCTTTGTGCCCACATGTCCCAATGGGTTCCCTGCCTGATTGGAATGCAATCATATCAAGCAATCCCAGTGAAGACACACGAGATCTTCTTTCTGCACCAGCAAGCAGCAGCAGCAATGTTATGGAGCCAGTTAGGTTTGATCCATCCAAGAAATCAGTCAGCCTTCTCATGCCAGGTTTTGACAAGTCAGAGATCAAGCTATACCAA TATAGGGGAGGATCTGAATTGCTGGTGGAAGCAGGGGACCAGAGACGTGTCATTCGTCTGCCACCAGAAATTCAAGGAAAGGTCGGAGGTGCCAAATTTGCAGACAGAAAACTTGTCATCACAATGCGatag
- the LOC117917790 gene encoding cationic amino acid transporter 8, vacuolar-like, with amino-acid sequence MAEQTQNHKPTRSYWRWSKQDFFPEESFQNLASYKTALSHTCFRLKDRLLNRSSVENEMLLFQESENAMKKCLTWWDLVWMSFGSVVGSGIFVITGQETRNDAGPAIILSYAVSGFSALLSVLCYTEFAVEIPVAGGSFSYLRVELGDFVAFIAAGNILLEAIVGAAGLARSWSSYFASMISTDTDFLLIRVSYFADGFNLLDPIAAVVLLIADGIAMSGTRRTSILNWISSVLSFMVILFIIVIGFIRGKTSNLVPFFPYGARGVFRAAAVVYWSYTGFDMVATMAEETKNPTRDIPLGLVGSMSMITVVYCLMALVLSMMQKYNEVDANAAYSVVFEKIGMTWAKYLVSICALKGMTTSMLIGGLGQARYMTQIARAHMIPPWFALVHPRTGTPINATLLMAIPGATIALFSSLDVLSSIFSFSTLLIFMLVAVALLVRRYYVKDTTAKRDLVKFLACLFVIIGSSIGIAVVWNSNTTEWVGYAVGAFLWFLGTLGMGLLPKQRVTNVWGVPLVPWLPSLSIGMNLFLIGSLGYQAFLRFFICSAVMLIYYFLVGLHATYDMARQNQQA; translated from the coding sequence ATGGCCGAACAGACCCAAAATCACAAACCCACAAGAAGCTATTGGAGATGGAGTAAACAAGACTTCTTTCCAGAAGAGTCTTTCCAGAACTTGGCTTCATACAAAACTGCTCTTTCCCATACATGTTTCAGGCTCAAGGACCGCCTTCTGAACCGATCCTCCGTTGAAAATGAGATGCTTCTTTTCCAGGAGAGTGAAAACGCCATGAAAAAGTGCCTCACCTGGTGGGACTTGGTCTGGATGAGCTTCGGCTCAGTTGTTGGATCTGGCATATTTGTGATCACTGGGCAGGAAACTCGTAACGATGCCGGACCCGCCATTATATTATCATATGCTGTTTCGGGTTTCTCTGCATTGCTTTCCGTGCTTTGTTACACCGAGTTCGCAGTTGAAATACCCGTTGCAGGGGGGTCTTTCTCTTATCTTAGAGTAGAATTAGGCGACTTTGTTGCATTTATCGCGGCCGGGAACATTCTCTTGGAGGCAATTGTTGGTGCTGCTGGTCTGGCTCGGTCTTGGTCCTCCTACTTTGCCAGTATGATCAGTACAGACACCGATTTTTTGCTAATTCGGGTGAGTTATTTTGCAGATGGTTTCAATCTATTGGACCCAATAGCAGCAGTTGTTTTGTTAATTGCAGACGGTATAGCCATGAGCGGGACTAGGAGGACATCTATTTTGAACTGGATCAGTTCTGTGTTGAGTtttatggtaattttgtttattattgtaATTGGGTTCATTCGTGGCAAGACTTCAAATTTGGTCCCCTTCTTTCCGTATGGTGCAAGAGGGGTTTTCAGGGCTGCGGCAGTTGTGTACTGGTCCTATACCGGTTTCGACATGGTTGCGACCATGGCTGAAGAAACCAAGAATCCCACCAGAGACATACCACTGGGTTTGGTTGGTTCGATGTCAATGATCACTGTTGTTTATTGCTTGATGGCCTTGGTCCTTTCCATGATGCAAAAATACAACGAGGTAGATGCAAATGCTGCTTATTCGgttgtgtttgaaaaaattGGCATGACATGGGCTAAGTATCTTGTTAGTATATGCGCCCTCAAGGGCATGACCACGAGCATGCTAATTGGAGGCCTAGGGCAAGCTCGATACATGACTCAGATCGCAAGAGCTCATATGATTCCCCCCTGGTTTGCCCTCGTTCACCCACGGACCGGAACCCCCATAAATGCAACTCTACTCATGGCCATACCCGGTGCTACGATCGCTCTTTTCTCTAGTTTGGATGTCTTGTCTAGTATTTTTTCATTCAGTACACTCTTAATCTTTATGTTGGTCGCTGTTGCACTGCTCGTGAGGCGATATTATGTGAAGGATACCACTGCGAAGCGTGATTTGGTCAAATTTCTGGCTTGTTTATTTGTTATCATTGGATCATCGATTGGAATAGCAGTGGTTTGGAATTCAAACACGACAGAATGGGTTGGATATGCAGTGGGAGCATTTTTGTGGTTTCTCGGAACTTTGGGGATGGGGTTGCTTCCAAAGCAGCGAGTTACAAATGTCTGGGGTGTTCCACTTGTCCCCTGGTTGCCATCACTGTCAATTGGGATGAACCTGTTTCTCATAGGATCACTGGGTTATCAGGCATTCTTGAGGTTCTTCATTTGCAGTGCAGTAATGCTAATTTACTACTTTCTTGTTGGTCTCCATGCAACTTATGATATGGCTCGTCAGAATCAACAAGCATAA
- the LOC117914641 gene encoding uncharacterized protein LOC117914641 yields MVPILNSGNHLGYVLIGFGLFLSATAIVALCAKHAGFVSRKCNKTSNPKLVPKSPLASPKELLTSISNKAVPFIYKKKGGDEAGSETGACRVEEGTGEGGLWQKSILMGERCQHPEFSGVIFYDGYGNQVSEPPRTPRASPLPSFSYPMAKGAS; encoded by the coding sequence ATGGTCCCAATATTAAACTCTGGTAATCATTTGGGATATGTGCTGATAGGATTTGGCTTGTTCCTCTCAGCAactgctatagtagctttgtgtGCCAAACATGCAGGCTTTGTTTCAAGAAAGTGCAACAAAACCAGTAATCCAAAACTGGTCCCTAAATCACCATTAGCTTCCCCCAAGGAGCTCCTCACAAGTATCAGCAACAAGGCTGTCCCATTCATCTACAAGAAAAAGGGAGGTGATGAAGCTGGATCTGAAACTGGGGCCTGCAGAGTGGAGGAAGGAACCGGGGAAGGTGGCTTGTGGCAGAAGTCAATCTTGATGGGTGAGAGGTGCCAGCACCCAGAATTTTCAGGTGTAATCTTTTATGATGGTTATGGAAATCAAGTCTCTGAGCCTCCAAGGACACCTAGGGCCAGCCCCTTGCCAAGTTTTTCTTATCCAATGGCTAAAGGTGCAAGCTAG
- the LOC117922431 gene encoding CLAVATA3/ESR (CLE)-related protein 12, with protein sequence MALKRISHLLFVLLWLSILLLFLHEYYNVKPRSISYYSSSSSSSVSRQPPISRKVLSSKFDFTPFQKQRHRHRHHHSHRHGRSPNMQVQPEPPGTEIDPRYGVEKRLVPTGPNPLHH encoded by the coding sequence ATGGCCTTGAAGAGGATTTCCCATCTACTCTTTGTTCTTCTCTGGCTTTCTATCCTCTTGTTATTTCTTCATGAATACTACAATGTCAAGCCCAGAAGCATAAGCTACtactcatcatcatcatcatcatcagtctCTCGCCAACCTCCCATCAGCAGAAAGGTTCTCTCCAGCAAATTTGACTTCACCCCATTCCAGAAACAGCGCCACCGCCACCGCCACCACCACAGCCACCGCCACGGCCGCTCACCGAACATGCAGGTGCAACCGGAGCCACCTGGAACCGAGATCGACCCGCGTTACGGCGTCGAGAAGCGGCTCGTCCCGACTGGCCCCAACCCATTGCACCATTGA
- the LOC117924917 gene encoding LOW QUALITY PROTEIN: coiled-coil domain-containing protein 130 (The sequence of the model RefSeq protein was modified relative to this genomic sequence to represent the inferred CDS: inserted 1 base in 1 codon) produces MSSLAAARADNFYYPPEWTPNQGSLNKFHGQHALRERARKIDQGILIIRFEMPFNIWCGGCNSMIAKGVRFNAEKKQVGNYYSTKIWSFTMKSACCKHEIVIQTDPKNCEYVIISGAQRKTEEFDIEDAETFALPADEERGKLADPFYRLEHEGEDLQKKKEAEPVLVRLQRVSDARHSDDYSLNKALRAQLRNQKKRVAEEEFVSKKLGLGIRLLPATEEDAATAARMKFSSKFERNRKEKRALINAASIFPGSSGSSLSDKKRLELGSKRRKIKAGTASELLKXGFKPSSWLKSSVSSSQSRGMSVASRHL; encoded by the exons ATg TCGTCACTTGCAGCTGCTAGAGCAGACAATTTTTACTACCCGCCAGAATGGACACCGAATCAG GGTTCTTTGAACAAGTTTCATGGTCAACATGCTTTGAGGGAGCGAGCAAGAAAAATAGACCAGGGCATCTTAATTATAAG GTTTGAGATGCCTTTCAATATATGGTGTGGTGGATGCAATTCTATGATTGCAAAGGGTGTGCGGTTCAATGCAGAGAAAAAGCAAGTTGGAAATTATTATTCTACTAAG ATATGGAGCTTTACCATGAAGTCTGCATGCTGCAAACATGAGATTGTTATTCAGACTGATCCAAAAAACTGCGAGTATGTGATTATCAGTGGGGCTCAACGGAAGACGGAGGAGTTTGACATTGAGGATGCTGAAACCTTTGCACTCCCCGCAGATGAAG AAAGAGGCAAGCTTGCAGATCCATTTTACCGTCTTGAACATGAGGGAGAGGATTtgcagaagaagaaagaagctGAGCCAGTTCTAGTTCGCCTCCAGCGGGTATCTGATGCTAGGCATTCAGATGACTATTCCCTTAACAAGGCTCTCCGGGCTCAACTTAGA AACCAAAAGAAGAGAGTTGCTGAAGAGGAGTTTGTCTCGAAGAAACTTGGGCTTGGCATTCGATTGCTACCAGCAACCGAAGAAGATGCAGCTACTGCAGCACGCATGAAGTTCTCTTCCAAGTTTGAGAGGAACAGGAAGGAGAAGCGAGCATTAATTAATGCTGCTTCAATCTTCCCTGGGTCATCTGGGTCTTCACTGTCTGATAAGAAACGTTTGGAACTAGGatcaaagagaaggaaaatcAAGGCAGGCACAGCATCTGAGTTACTGA GAGGATTTAAACCGTCGTCATGGTTAAAGAGCTCCGTATCTTCGAGCCAGAGTAGGGGGATGTCAGTGGCTTCAAGACACCTCTAG